In Streptomyces sp. Li-HN-5-11, the sequence CCGCCCGAGCCGCCCTGCCCGGGCACCTGGCGGCCGAGGCCGGAGGCGCGGCCGGCCGGGGTCTGCATGATGCCGTTGTCGTGCAGGTGGTGCTGGTTCTCGGCGACCGCGCCGACCACGACCGGGGTGTCGGACAGCTGGGCGGCGAGGGTGTCGCCGGTGTCGAGGTCGAGGACGTCGGCGACGATGACGGTGATGTTGTCGGGGCCGCCGCCGCGCAGCGCGAGCTGGATCAGCTCCTGCACGGTCTCCTGGGGGCCCTGGTAGCTGGCGAGGGTCTCTTCCATCGTCTGGTGGGAGACGACGCCGGAGAGGCCGTCGGAGCAGATCAGGTAACGGTCGCCGGCGCGGACCTCGCGGATGGACAGGTCGGGCTCGACGTGCTCGCCGCTGCCGAGGGCGCGCATGAGGAGGGCGCGCTGCGGGTGGGTGCTGGCCTCCTCCTCGGTGATGCGTCCCTCGTCGACGAGGCGCTGCACCCAGGTGTGGTCCTGGGTGATCTGCGTCAGGACGCCGTCGCGCAGCAGGTAGGCGCGGGAGTCGCCGACGTGGACGAGGCCGAGGCGCTGGCCGGTCCACAGCAGGGCGGTGAGCGTGGTGCCCATGCCCTCGAGCTGGGGGTCCTCCTCGACCATGGCGCGCAGCTGGTCGTTGGCGCGCTGCACGGCCATGCCGAGCGAGGTGAGGATGTCGGAGCCGGGGATGTCGTCGTCGAGAGCGACGATGGTGGAGATCACCTCGGAGGAGGCGACCTCGCCGGCCGCCTGGCCGCCCATGCCGTCGGCGATCGCGAGCAGGCGCGGACCGGCGTACCCGGAGTCCTCGTTGCCCTCGCGGATCATGCCTTTGTGCGATCCGGCTGCGAAACGCAGTGACAGACTCATGCGCACCTCGCCCGTCGGCTCCGGGTACATCCGCACGGTGCCCACCCTCCGGTCGGGAGCGCGCCGGGGCCCTGGGTGCCGGCCGCCGCTGCGTGCTCGCTCCGCTCGCTCATTGTCGTACTACTTCCGCAGCTCGATGACGGTCTTGCCGATGCGGATCGGCGCGCCCAGCGGGATCGGCGTGGGAGTCGTCAGCCGGGACCGGTCCAGGTACGTGCCGTTGGTGGATCCGAGGTCCTCGACGATCCACTGGCCGTCGCGGTCCGGGTAGATCCTGGCATGGCGGCTGGAGGCGTAGTCGTCGTCCAGCACGATCGTGGAGTCGTGTGCGCGGCCCAGGGTGATCGTCTGGGCCTGCAGCGCGACAGTGGTGCCGGTGAGGGTGCCCTCGGTCACCACGAGCTTGGTGGGGGCGTTGCGGCGCTGGCGGCCACCGCCCTGCTGACCGCGCTGCTGCTGCGGCGGCGCGGCGGCCTGGCGGGCGGCCTGCTGGGGGCGTGCGGCCTCCCGGCGGGCGCCGCGCTGGGTGACGCGCGTACCGAACAGGTCGCTGCGGATGACCTGCACGGCCACGATCACGAACAGCCACAGTACGGCCAGGAAACCCAGCCGCATGACCGTGAGGGTCAGCTCTGACATTGCCCCCGCTTCACCCTTCGGCTTGCCTATAGATAACGGTGGTGCTGCCCACGACGATCCGCGAGCCGTCGCGGAGCGTAGCGCGGGTGGTGTGCTGCCCGTCCACCACGATGCCGTTGGTGGAGCCGAGATCCTGGATCGTCGAGGGCGTTCCGGTCCGGATCTCGCAGTGCCGGCGGGAGACGCCGGGGTCGTCGATCCGCACGTCGGCGTCGGTGCTGCGGCCCAGCACCAGCGTCGCGCGGGAGATCTGGTGGCGGGTGCCGTTGATCTCGATCCAGTAGCGGGTGCGGCCGCCGGCGGCGGGCGCGGCGGCCGGGCGCTGCGCTGCGGGCTGCGGGTAGCCGTAGCCGCCGGGACGGCCGCCGGGCGGTGGCGCGGCCGGCATGGGAGGTGCGCCGGTGGGCGGGTAGCCGTAGCCGCCGGCGGGGCCGGGGCGCCCGGAGGGGGCGGACGGGGCGGCCGAGGGGGCCGGCGCCGCCTGCTGGCTGCTGGAGGAGGCGAGCGTGCGGCTGCGCACCCGGTACAGACCGGTGTCCAGGTCGTCCGCCTTCTCCAGGTGGACCTTGATCGGGCCCATGAAGGTGTAGCGCTGCTGCTTGGCGTAGTCGCGCACCATGCCGGCGAGTTCGTCGCCGAGCTGGCCGGAGTAGGGGCTCAGGCGCTCGTAGTCGGGCGCGCTGAGCTCGACGATGAAGTCGTTGGGGACGACCGTGCGGTCGCGGTTCCAGATGGTCGCGTTGTTGTCGCACTCACGCTGAAGCGCGCCCGCGATCTCCACGGGCTGGACCTCGGACTTGAAGACCTTGGCGAAGGTGCCGTTGACCAGACCTTCGAGACGTTGCTCGAACTTCTTCAGGACTCCCATGGGGCACCTCCTCCGTCGTTGCCGTCGCTGCGGGTCTTGCCGTCGTGCTGTGTCCTGCTTACCTGGTACTGCTTACTGATCGTATCCACGCGCCGGTAAATCGGCTGGTTCCCCCTGTCGGCCTCGTCGACGGGTGTCGACGCCCACTCCTCGCCCACTCCTAGACCTCTTGTCGACCGGTGACGCCTGCGTACCGCTGACGTCCTCCGCCGTGCTCGTGCCGCCCTGTGCCGTACTTGCGCGCCGTGCTTCCTCTGCCGTCCTCTGCCGTACTTCTGCCCAGGATCGTAGAGGCGGCTGCAGACAAGTGTCCCGCACCCGACTGTGGACCTCGCCCGGCTCCGGGGGAGACGGGCGGGACCGGTACGAGGTTGATACGTGAACAAGCACAGGCTGATACGGAGCTGGGGGTTCCAGTGCGGAGGGCGGCCGGGGCGCGGGGGACGGCCAGGGTCGGCCAGGTCGGCCGGGGAGGGCCGGGTCGGTGCGGGGCACGGGCGGCCCGGCGCTGGTGAGGCCGGGGATGGGCGCCTGCCCCGGGGAAAGCGATGTGAACCCACCCTGTCGGGCGTGCTAATGTTCTGGATGTCGGAAGGCGCCGGGCCCACTGGGGCAGGAGCCGGAAGACACACCCAATGCGCGGGTGGCGGAATAGGCAGACGCGCTGGATTCAGGTTCCAGTGCCCGCAAGGGCGTGGGGGTTCAACTCCCCCCTCGCGCACAACGAGATACCGATGAAACGGGTCTCTGCCAGTGACGGAAGTCACGGCAGGGGCCCGTCTCTCGTTGTGCCGGGTCTGTGAGGGATCGCACACCACTGGGACGGACCGCGGAGGCACGTGACCGGTCCGATCGTGAGCCATGTCACGGGCCCGGACCCATGCTGGATCTTCGTCGAGGCGTGGTGCGGTGGGGAGCATCACAGCGGGCGGGGGTGCGAACCGAGTGCGGGTTGGGCCGCATGCAGGGTGGGCCGCGTGTGGTTGAGTCCTGTGTGGTTCGAGTCCTGTGGTTCGAGTCCTG encodes:
- a CDS encoding FHA domain-containing protein: MSELTLTVMRLGFLAVLWLFVIVAVQVIRSDLFGTRVTQRGARREAARPQQAARQAAAPPQQQRGQQGGGRQRRNAPTKLVVTEGTLTGTTVALQAQTITLGRAHDSTIVLDDDYASSRHARIYPDRDGQWIVEDLGSTNGTYLDRSRLTTPTPIPLGAPIRIGKTVIELRK
- a CDS encoding DUF3662 and FHA domain-containing protein, whose protein sequence is MGVLKKFEQRLEGLVNGTFAKVFKSEVQPVEIAGALQRECDNNATIWNRDRTVVPNDFIVELSAPDYERLSPYSGQLGDELAGMVRDYAKQQRYTFMGPIKVHLEKADDLDTGLYRVRSRTLASSSSQQAAPAPSAAPSAPSGRPGPAGGYGYPPTGAPPMPAAPPPGGRPGGYGYPQPAAQRPAAAPAAGGRTRYWIEINGTRHQISRATLVLGRSTDADVRIDDPGVSRRHCEIRTGTPSTIQDLGSTNGIVVDGQHTTRATLRDGSRIVVGSTTVIYRQAEG
- a CDS encoding Stp1/IreP family PP2C-type Ser/Thr phosphatase translates to MSLSLRFAAGSHKGMIREGNEDSGYAGPRLLAIADGMGGQAAGEVASSEVISTIVALDDDIPGSDILTSLGMAVQRANDQLRAMVEEDPQLEGMGTTLTALLWTGQRLGLVHVGDSRAYLLRDGVLTQITQDHTWVQRLVDEGRITEEEASTHPQRALLMRALGSGEHVEPDLSIREVRAGDRYLICSDGLSGVVSHQTMEETLASYQGPQETVQELIQLALRGGGPDNITVIVADVLDLDTGDTLAAQLSDTPVVVGAVAENQHHLHDNGIMQTPAGRASGLGRQVPGQGGSGGGFGPPGSGDTTGYVPAGSFGDYTDDDFVKPRAGRRWLKRSFYCVLVLAVIGGALYGGYRWTQTQYYVGANEEHIALYRGISQDLAWVKLSKVQKDHPEIELKYLPPYQQKQVKATIAEGGLTDAQKKIDELSVQASACKKEAERASAENNNAKPQGHTAGTTGTTRTAYTSKATSPPNPSASKSPSSPSSKSPSPSATAPTPSPGPTLSEEEQKVVSLCGKQ